A single region of the Thioalkalivibrio nitratireducens DSM 14787 genome encodes:
- a CDS encoding HigA family addiction module antitoxin translates to MSTNGMRPIHPGEILREEYLAPLGMSVNALAGALHVPATRMNDIVRERRGVTADTALRLARYFGTTERYWLNLQTEYELRLAQIQSAARVRREVEPRAA, encoded by the coding sequence ATGAGTACCAACGGCATGCGCCCTATCCATCCCGGCGAGATCCTCCGCGAGGAGTACCTGGCGCCCCTGGGCATGAGCGTGAATGCCTTGGCGGGCGCGCTGCACGTGCCGGCGACCCGCATGAATGACATCGTTCGCGAGCGCCGCGGCGTAACGGCGGACACCGCCCTGAGACTCGCACGCTATTTTGGTACCACTGAGCGCTACTGGCTGAACCTGCAAACCGAATACGAACTTCGCCTCGCGCAGATCCAGTCTGCCGCCCGCGTACGCCGCGAGGTCGAACCGCGCGCGGCTTAG
- a CDS encoding type II toxin-antitoxin system RelE/ParE family toxin has product MIRSFRCKDTQALFETGKTRRWPSLKAVAERKLIQLHAAEALADLKAPPGNRLEALAGDREGQHSIRINDQWRICFRWTPEGPEHVEIVDYH; this is encoded by the coding sequence ATGATCAGGAGCTTCCGCTGCAAGGACACGCAGGCGCTGTTCGAGACAGGAAAGACCCGCCGATGGCCTTCTCTCAAGGCGGTGGCGGAACGCAAGCTTATACAACTACATGCGGCGGAAGCCCTCGCTGATCTCAAGGCACCCCCAGGCAACCGGCTGGAGGCGCTCGCAGGCGATCGAGAGGGCCAGCACAGCATTCGGATCAACGACCAGTGGCGAATCTGTTTCCGCTGGACGCCGGAAGGACCCGAGCATGTAGAAATCGTGGATTACCACTGA